Proteins from one Mycobacterium sp. EPa45 genomic window:
- a CDS encoding helix-turn-helix domain-containing protein, which produces MQEGTGDHALAGVDGWMTRLGPKLRQLRKERSMTLEAVASSAGLTKGFLSLLERGQTTISVPNLLRVCEILSVSVGSLFDYPESPVVRGGGAPVEMGGSGIREYLLTPETERNLQVMRTVLHPGGGTGGAYTLESETVFVFVLRGCLRLTVDGQESVLKAGDCYTFSAKAAHSWDNPGPESSEVLWSITPPIPRNSDPNLP; this is translated from the coding sequence ATGCAGGAGGGCACCGGCGACCACGCTCTCGCCGGCGTTGACGGCTGGATGACAAGGCTGGGCCCGAAGTTGCGGCAGCTTCGCAAAGAGCGGTCAATGACGTTGGAGGCGGTCGCCTCCTCCGCCGGACTGACCAAGGGCTTCCTGAGCCTGCTGGAGCGCGGACAGACCACCATATCGGTGCCCAACCTGCTTCGCGTGTGCGAAATCCTCAGTGTCTCAGTGGGTTCGCTGTTCGACTATCCGGAGTCGCCGGTGGTTCGCGGCGGTGGTGCGCCAGTCGAGATGGGCGGCAGCGGAATCCGAGAGTACCTACTGACGCCGGAAACCGAACGTAATCTGCAGGTGATGCGGACGGTGTTGCATCCTGGCGGGGGGACCGGCGGGGCCTACACATTGGAGTCCGAAACCGTCTTTGTTTTCGTACTGCGCGGGTGCCTGCGCCTGACGGTGGACGGTCAGGAATCCGTCCTCAAAGCCGGGGACTGCTACACGTTCTCGGCGAAGGCAGCGCATTCCTGGGACAACCCCGGACCGGAGTCGAGCGAAGTGTTGTGGTCTATCACGCCCCCGATCCCACGGAATTCCGACCCGAATCTCCCCTGA
- a CDS encoding cytochrome P450, with product MGRARSAAEYRPDIYARGAILDPYPHYRRMRALGSVVWLPRQRVYALPRYAECKSVLRDDETFISGNGVALNRISNRLSRGTTLNSDGAEHERRRKLVAHRLMPRALHAISDTVERQAADVVDAAVARGEVDGVELASALPLAIVPDLVGWPRDQRGHLIDWAGATFDALGPFNREAIKSVPGTAQMLRFARQVVRRRTVLAGSLADELLTAADDGVLSVDECPALLVDYIAPSLDTTISAISAALHLFAGHPRQWQLLRAEPDRIPNAVNEIVRYESPLRAFAREVRTRTDVAGTELPAGARVLVVYSSANRDEREWDRPEEFDITRDAGRHIGFGQGAHACAGQGLARLETSAVLRALVERVDRIELTDAPTWAVNNIIRRHRRLPLKLVAA from the coding sequence ATGGGGCGTGCGCGGTCTGCAGCGGAATACCGGCCGGACATCTACGCCCGTGGCGCGATTCTGGATCCTTACCCGCACTACCGGCGGATGCGGGCGCTCGGCTCCGTGGTCTGGTTGCCTCGTCAGCGGGTCTACGCGCTGCCGCGCTATGCCGAGTGCAAGTCGGTCCTACGCGATGACGAAACCTTCATCTCCGGAAACGGCGTGGCGCTCAACAGGATCAGCAACCGCCTGTCCCGTGGCACCACGCTGAACAGCGACGGTGCCGAACACGAGCGGCGGCGCAAGCTCGTCGCGCACCGGCTGATGCCGCGGGCATTGCACGCCATCTCCGACACCGTCGAGCGGCAGGCTGCCGACGTCGTGGACGCCGCGGTGGCGCGCGGCGAGGTCGATGGAGTGGAGCTGGCCTCTGCGCTGCCGCTCGCGATCGTGCCGGATCTGGTGGGCTGGCCCCGCGACCAGCGTGGTCACCTCATCGACTGGGCCGGAGCCACCTTCGACGCGCTCGGTCCGTTCAATCGGGAAGCGATCAAGTCCGTGCCGGGGACCGCTCAGATGCTCCGGTTTGCCCGGCAGGTCGTGCGCCGGCGCACCGTTCTCGCCGGGAGTTTGGCTGACGAACTGCTGACCGCCGCCGACGACGGCGTGCTGTCGGTCGACGAGTGCCCGGCACTGCTCGTCGACTACATCGCACCCTCGCTGGACACCACGATCAGCGCAATCTCTGCAGCCTTGCATCTCTTCGCCGGACATCCGCGGCAGTGGCAATTGCTGAGGGCCGAGCCGGACCGGATTCCGAACGCGGTGAACGAGATCGTGCGTTACGAGTCTCCGCTGCGGGCCTTCGCGCGCGAGGTCCGTACCCGCACCGACGTCGCGGGAACCGAGCTACCCGCCGGAGCGCGGGTGCTGGTGGTGTACTCGTCGGCGAATCGCGACGAACGGGAGTGGGACCGGCCGGAGGAGTTCGACATCACCCGGGATGCCGGTCGCCACATCGGCTTTGGTCAGGGTGCCCACGCCTGCGCCGGACAGGGCCTGGCCCGGTTGGAGACCTCTGCCGTGTTGCGCGCCCTGGTCGAGCGTGTCGACCGTATCGAGCTGACCGACGCACCGACGTGGGCGGTCAACAACATCATTCGGCGCCACCGTAGGCTGCCGCTGAAATTGGTTGCCGCCTAA
- a CDS encoding sulfatase-like hydrolase/transferase, translating into MTDRPDIIIVMTDEERATPPYESGDVLAWRQRVLSGRRWFDEHGVSFGHHYTGSLACVPSRPTIFTGQYPDLHGVTQTDGIGKAFDDSRMRWLRRGEVPTLGNWFRAAGYDTHYDGKWHISHADLTDAATGGALATNDDDGVVDPGAVRRYLDADPLAPFGFSGWVGPEPHGAGLANSGVRRDPLIADRVVAWLQDRYSRRRAGDAAALRPFLLVASFVNPHDIVLFPTWARRSPLEPSPLDPPPIPAAPTADEDLRTKPAAQIAFREAYYSGYGPAAAIERVYARGAQRYRDLYYRLHAEVDVPIDRVRRAVTEGGSDHAVLVRTADHGDLLGAHGGLHQKWFNLYDEATRVPFVIARIGEQATRPRLVESPTSHVDLVPTLLSAAGIDVESTATMLSESFTEVHPLPGRNLMPIVDGAPDDESRAVYIMTRDNMLEGDTGASGLARRLRRTVNPPAPLRIRIPAHTAANFEGLVTRVEGRLWKLVRTFDDPGTWTEPGVRQLAANGPGGESYRTSPLDDQWELYDLSDDPIETMNRWPDPALHELRQLLRRTLKEIRAQSVPERNNPWPYAARRVPAARRRRLFG; encoded by the coding sequence ATGACTGATCGTCCCGACATCATCATCGTGATGACCGACGAGGAGCGTGCGACTCCGCCCTACGAATCGGGTGACGTGCTCGCTTGGCGGCAGCGGGTTTTGAGCGGGCGGCGATGGTTCGACGAGCACGGCGTCAGCTTCGGGCATCATTACACCGGCTCGCTGGCCTGCGTGCCCAGCAGGCCGACGATCTTCACCGGACAGTACCCGGACCTGCACGGCGTCACCCAGACCGACGGCATCGGAAAGGCATTCGACGATTCGCGGATGCGGTGGCTGCGTCGCGGCGAAGTGCCCACCCTGGGCAACTGGTTCCGCGCCGCGGGGTATGACACCCATTACGACGGCAAATGGCACATCTCGCACGCCGATCTGACCGACGCCGCGACCGGCGGGGCGTTGGCGACCAATGACGACGACGGCGTCGTCGATCCCGGTGCGGTGCGACGGTATCTCGATGCCGACCCGCTCGCACCGTTCGGGTTCTCCGGCTGGGTCGGGCCCGAACCACACGGCGCGGGACTGGCGAACAGTGGCGTCCGGCGCGACCCGTTGATCGCCGACCGGGTGGTGGCCTGGTTGCAGGATCGATACTCCCGCAGGCGCGCCGGCGATGCTGCTGCACTGCGGCCGTTTCTACTCGTGGCGAGCTTCGTCAACCCGCACGACATCGTGCTGTTTCCCACGTGGGCGAGGCGGAGCCCGCTGGAACCCTCGCCGCTCGATCCACCGCCGATTCCGGCTGCGCCCACCGCGGACGAAGACCTGCGCACCAAGCCCGCGGCACAGATCGCCTTCCGGGAGGCCTACTACTCCGGGTACGGTCCCGCGGCCGCCATTGAACGCGTCTACGCCCGCGGCGCGCAGCGATACCGCGACCTCTACTACCGGTTGCACGCCGAAGTCGACGTGCCCATCGATCGGGTGCGTCGGGCAGTGACCGAGGGCGGATCGGATCACGCCGTGCTGGTGCGCACCGCCGACCACGGCGATCTGCTCGGCGCCCACGGCGGTCTGCATCAGAAGTGGTTCAACCTCTATGACGAGGCCACCCGGGTGCCGTTCGTGATCGCGCGGATCGGAGAACAAGCGACTCGACCGCGGCTCGTCGAATCCCCCACCTCCCACGTCGATCTGGTGCCGACCCTGCTCAGCGCCGCCGGCATCGACGTGGAGTCGACTGCGACAATGCTTTCCGAGTCCTTCACCGAAGTGCACCCGCTGCCCGGCCGTAATCTCATGCCGATTGTCGACGGCGCACCCGACGACGAGAGCCGCGCGGTCTACATCATGACCCGGGACAACATGCTCGAGGGCGACACCGGAGCTTCCGGTCTGGCCCGTCGTCTCAGGCGCACGGTGAATCCACCTGCACCGCTACGCATCCGGATCCCGGCGCACACCGCGGCGAACTTCGAGGGGCTCGTCACGCGGGTGGAAGGCCGGCTGTGGAAGCTGGTGCGCACGTTCGACGATCCCGGTACCTGGACCGAACCCGGCGTTCGGCAGCTCGCTGCAAACGGCCCTGGCGGTGAGTCGTATCGAACCAGTCCGCTCGACGACCAGTGGGAGCTCTACGACCTGAGTGATGACCCTATCGAGACCATGAACCGCTGGCCTGACCCCGCCTTGCACGAACTGCGGCAACTACTCCGGAGGACACTCAAAGAAATTCGCGCACAGTCTGTCCCGGAGCGGAACAACCCGTGGCCGTACGCCGCCCGCCGAGTACCTGCCGCTCGGCGCCGCCGGCTGTTCGGTTAG
- a CDS encoding SRPBCC family protein, translating into MIWDVLADFGAVSSWVGFVDHSCLLEHGALGSPVGTSRRVQLGRSTLVERITDFDPPHTLAYDIEGLPPLVRRLRSCWTLRPIARGLTEVTLTNEVTIGTNPVQRLAERLFSRATVKRLDLMLDGLAKRLEAQHD; encoded by the coding sequence ATGATCTGGGACGTGCTGGCGGACTTCGGCGCGGTCAGCTCCTGGGTCGGCTTCGTCGACCACTCCTGCCTACTGGAGCACGGTGCCCTCGGCAGCCCCGTCGGCACCTCGCGTCGCGTCCAGCTCGGGAGATCGACGTTGGTCGAGCGGATCACCGACTTCGACCCACCGCACACGCTCGCCTATGACATCGAGGGCCTGCCCCCACTGGTGCGTCGTCTCCGCAGCTGCTGGACGCTGCGGCCGATCGCGCGGGGTCTCACCGAGGTCACCCTGACGAATGAGGTGACCATCGGTACCAATCCGGTGCAGCGGCTGGCCGAACGGCTGTTCAGCCGAGCCACCGTCAAACGGCTCGATCTGATGCTCGACGGACTGGCGAAACGACTGGAGGCCCAGCATGACTGA
- a CDS encoding GNAT family N-acetyltransferase, whose protein sequence is MTEVVLARALTDLPDDVSRVPAPVLPAVEPPFALRVATAADAVMIAEWMNRPHLAQAWEYDWPVGRWRRHLQAQLNGTYSVPLIASLDGVADGYLELYRAAKDLIATCYDADPYDLGLHAAIASTRLLNRGVGLGLLPQIIANLFAAEPRCRRVMFDPDHRNAAARRVCEAAGCTFLGEFDMSNRRMALYAFDRSGV, encoded by the coding sequence ATGACCGAGGTTGTTCTCGCCCGTGCCCTCACTGACCTGCCCGACGATGTGTCGCGAGTTCCGGCGCCGGTCCTGCCGGCGGTCGAGCCGCCGTTTGCGTTACGGGTGGCGACCGCCGCGGATGCCGTGATGATCGCCGAGTGGATGAACCGTCCGCATCTGGCGCAGGCGTGGGAGTACGACTGGCCGGTCGGGCGCTGGCGACGGCATCTGCAGGCGCAGCTGAACGGCACATATTCCGTGCCGCTGATCGCCAGCCTCGATGGCGTTGCCGATGGATATCTCGAATTGTACAGGGCAGCAAAGGATTTGATTGCGACCTGTTATGACGCCGATCCCTACGATCTCGGATTGCACGCCGCGATCGCCAGTACGAGACTTCTCAACCGGGGCGTTGGCCTGGGCCTGCTCCCACAGATCATCGCCAACTTGTTCGCGGCCGAACCGCGATGCCGGCGCGTGATGTTCGATCCCGACCACCGCAACGCTGCCGCCCGAAGAGTGTGCGAGGCCGCAGGATGCACGTTCCTCGGTGAGTTCGACATGTCGAATCGGCGGATGGCCCTCTACGCCTTCGACCGCTCTGGGGTCTGA
- a CDS encoding salicylate synthase: protein MTDVTAAPRAPFETPCRAAIPDGMTPADVVAQLAAAVPERTGADYLVYERHGSWTLAIGARTSIELDRDECRIRDGQAVVSRGWTGRPAQVLADALKVTLVDGEPAFGWVAFEFGAHRHGLFDQLPAGTPLARIFTPRSRVIVSDNGIQIINGGAQLGAAIRALRPASLGTRAGIVDVTADPSGYRDRVATAVTEIRHGRYQKVILSRTVDVPFSLDFPATYSLGRKHNTPARSFLLRHGGIRALGFSPELVAAVHSDGGVVTEPLAGTRAFGRGAIHDRAARDDLQSDAKEIVEHALSVRTSQQEIAEVAEPGSVAVTDFMTVRERGSVQHLGSTVGGTLLPNTDRMDALAALFPAVTASGIPKAPGVEAILRLDEMPRGLYSGAVATFTPDGGMDAALALRAVYEADARTWLRAGAGIIAASSPDREFEETCEKMACLAPYLVARPG, encoded by the coding sequence ATGACCGACGTGACTGCAGCACCGCGAGCGCCGTTCGAAACGCCCTGCCGGGCCGCGATACCCGATGGCATGACACCGGCTGACGTGGTCGCACAGTTGGCGGCCGCGGTGCCCGAACGCACCGGAGCCGACTACCTCGTCTATGAGCGGCATGGCAGCTGGACTCTGGCGATCGGGGCGCGGACGTCCATCGAGCTGGATCGGGATGAATGTCGAATCCGCGATGGGCAGGCAGTCGTCTCCCGTGGGTGGACCGGACGCCCGGCACAGGTGCTCGCCGACGCACTGAAGGTCACACTGGTCGACGGAGAACCGGCATTCGGGTGGGTTGCATTCGAGTTCGGGGCGCACCGCCACGGTTTGTTCGACCAACTGCCGGCGGGCACACCGCTGGCCCGCATCTTCACGCCGCGGAGCCGAGTCATCGTGTCGGATAATGGCATTCAGATCATCAACGGCGGCGCGCAGCTAGGGGCGGCGATCCGCGCGCTGCGGCCGGCATCGCTCGGTACGCGCGCCGGCATCGTCGACGTCACGGCCGACCCCAGCGGGTACCGGGACCGCGTTGCCACGGCGGTCACCGAGATCCGGCACGGCCGCTATCAGAAGGTCATCCTGTCCCGCACCGTGGACGTGCCGTTCTCGCTTGATTTCCCGGCGACATACAGCCTCGGACGAAAGCACAACACGCCTGCGCGGTCATTTCTCCTGCGCCACGGGGGCATTCGAGCCCTGGGATTCAGTCCCGAGTTGGTGGCGGCGGTGCACAGCGACGGTGGGGTGGTAACCGAACCCCTAGCCGGCACAAGGGCATTCGGTCGCGGTGCGATCCACGACCGCGCGGCCCGGGACGATCTGCAGTCCGACGCCAAGGAGATCGTCGAGCACGCGCTGTCGGTGCGGACCTCCCAGCAGGAGATCGCCGAAGTCGCCGAGCCCGGCAGCGTCGCGGTCACCGACTTCATGACGGTCCGCGAGCGCGGCAGTGTTCAGCACCTGGGCTCGACCGTCGGCGGCACCTTGCTTCCAAACACCGACCGGATGGACGCGCTGGCCGCCTTGTTCCCTGCGGTGACGGCGTCGGGAATCCCGAAAGCGCCAGGCGTCGAGGCGATCCTGCGCCTCGACGAGATGCCCCGGGGCCTGTATTCCGGCGCGGTCGCGACGTTCACACCCGACGGTGGTATGGACGCGGCACTGGCGCTGCGGGCGGTCTACGAGGCCGATGCCCGGACCTGGCTGCGAGCCGGGGCAGGCATCATCGCCGCGTCGTCGCCCGACCGTGAGTTCGAGGAGACCTGCGAGAAGATGGCCTGCCTGGCGCCCTACCTCGTCGCACGCCCTGGCTGA
- a CDS encoding (2,3-dihydroxybenzoyl)adenylate synthase, producing the protein MRTQAYVRRAMTGFIPFPAERAKSYRDAGYWAGRPLDEILRSAAQRWPDRPAVIDDSTRLTYIELDQRADAAAAGIHALGIGAGERVLVQLPNSCRFPIALFGLLRAGALPVLCLPGHRDSELAHFLDVSGAVGIVVGTDAGFDYGATAERLRERSNQLRHIIVDGVAGSHTSWSQLCGGDARPPQLHPDTSGPAVLLVSGGTTGAPKLIPRTHDDYVYNATASAQLCQMTGDDVYFVVLPAGHNFPLACPGLLGAMTVGATVVFGRDPSPEAAFAAIARHGVTVTALVPALARLWAQACEWEEQQPTTLRLLQVGGAKLAAEDARHIRSALTPGLQQVFGMAEGLLNYTRLDDAPELLETTQGRPLADDDELRIVDDSGVEVPVGEPGELLVRGPYTINGYFRAAAENQRAFTRDGFYRSGDTVRRLPNGYLEVTGRVKDVILRAGETVSALDLESHLVAHPRISAAAAVGLPDPYLGEKICAAVVSHGAPVTLAELNAHLDARGVAAHCRPDMIAPMAVLPTTAVGKIDKRSIVARLQP; encoded by the coding sequence ATGCGCACACAGGCCTACGTCAGGAGGGCAATGACCGGCTTCATCCCCTTTCCGGCAGAGCGCGCGAAGTCCTACCGCGACGCGGGCTACTGGGCCGGGCGGCCCCTCGATGAGATCTTGCGGTCCGCAGCGCAGCGTTGGCCGGACCGCCCGGCGGTCATTGACGACTCGACCCGCTTGACCTACATCGAGCTCGACCAGCGGGCAGACGCGGCCGCTGCCGGGATCCATGCTCTGGGAATCGGCGCAGGGGAACGCGTTCTCGTGCAACTGCCCAACTCTTGCCGGTTCCCGATCGCGCTTTTCGGACTGCTGCGGGCCGGCGCCTTGCCGGTGCTCTGCCTGCCCGGCCACCGCGATAGCGAGTTGGCGCACTTCCTCGACGTCAGTGGCGCGGTCGGGATCGTCGTGGGCACCGACGCCGGCTTCGACTACGGCGCAACGGCCGAGCGGCTGCGGGAGCGCTCAAACCAGTTGCGGCACATCATCGTCGACGGTGTTGCAGGGTCGCACACGTCGTGGTCGCAGTTGTGCGGCGGTGATGCCCGACCGCCGCAGCTGCACCCAGACACCAGCGGTCCGGCCGTGCTGCTGGTGTCGGGTGGCACCACCGGCGCCCCGAAACTCATCCCCCGCACCCACGACGACTACGTCTACAACGCCACGGCCAGCGCCCAGTTGTGCCAAATGACCGGCGATGACGTCTATTTCGTCGTACTGCCCGCGGGCCACAACTTCCCGCTTGCGTGCCCCGGCTTGCTCGGCGCGATGACCGTCGGAGCCACGGTGGTGTTCGGCCGAGACCCCAGCCCGGAGGCGGCGTTCGCCGCGATCGCCCGCCACGGCGTCACCGTCACCGCGCTGGTGCCGGCGCTGGCGCGGCTGTGGGCGCAGGCCTGCGAGTGGGAGGAGCAGCAGCCGACCACCCTGCGGTTGCTCCAAGTCGGCGGCGCCAAGCTGGCCGCCGAAGATGCCCGGCACATTCGGTCGGCGCTGACGCCCGGACTACAGCAGGTATTCGGGATGGCCGAAGGTCTGCTGAACTACACCAGGCTCGACGACGCCCCGGAACTCCTCGAGACAACCCAGGGCCGCCCACTGGCCGACGATGACGAGTTACGCATCGTGGACGACTCCGGCGTCGAGGTGCCAGTCGGCGAGCCGGGAGAACTGTTGGTGCGCGGGCCGTACACCATCAACGGATATTTCCGGGCAGCGGCGGAGAACCAGCGCGCGTTCACCCGGGATGGTTTCTATCGCAGCGGGGACACGGTACGCCGCCTCCCCAACGGTTATCTGGAGGTCACCGGCAGGGTCAAAGACGTCATCCTTCGTGCCGGCGAGACAGTGTCGGCGCTCGATCTGGAGAGCCACCTGGTGGCGCATCCGCGGATCTCCGCTGCGGCCGCGGTCGGGCTGCCCGACCCGTATCTGGGCGAAAAGATCTGCGCGGCAGTTGTTTCTCATGGTGCACCGGTCACGCTCGCCGAGCTCAACGCCCATCTCGATGCGCGCGGCGTCGCCGCGCACTGCCGCCCGGACATGATCGCACCGATGGCGGTGCTGCCCACGACAGCAGTGGGCAAGATCGACAAACGCTCGATCGTCGCGCGGTTACAACCCTGA